AAGGTAATCGAAAATAATATAGAAATTGTATCGGTAAATAGCAAAGAAATACTAATTACCGACACTCAGTCCGCATTGGATCTTATGGCTACAATCAGATATGAAGCGGACTGTGATCGATTCATTCTCAATAAAAACAATATAACCGAATACTTCTTCGAATTGAAAACCGGACTTGCCGGTAGTATATTGCAAAAAGTCATCAACTACCAATTGAAGCTAGCTATCATAGGAGATTTCTCAATCTATACAAGTAAAAGTTTAAAGGATTTCATCTATGAGATGAACTCAGGCAAAGATATTTTTTTTCTGGAAAACGAAGAGCAAGCAATAGAAAGACTAGCCAAAGTTTGATCAAAGATCGAGTTCGATAAACCGCTTAAAGATTTTCTAACTTTTTTAACCACCCCCAAGGCTTCCATTCTCGACTGAAACATCATTTTAACGTCTCCAAATACTTGCTGAGGTTTCCAAGATGTTGTTTGCCACCTTCGATCGCACCGTATTTTTTATTAACTCTTTCAAGCTCCTCTTTGCTAGGGAAAATCTGTTCCATTGTCAGATTTGTTCCTTCGCCGGCTTCTTTAAATATAATCTTTGATTGAAAATCAACATCCTCAGTGCCTTCACCGTCACCTATATGTTTATAGTAAATATGATGAGGTCTCTTAATGTCTATAAATTGGATTTTGTTTTTATAGTCATGTCCATCGGGACCATGCATGATAAAGTCCCAAATCCCACCATTCGAGAAATCCATACTCTTTGTCGTTAACGTAAAACCGTCCGGCCCCCACCACTGGGAAAGATGTTCATGAGATGACCATACCTCAAATACAAGATCGATTGGTACGTCAAAGTATCTGTTATAAATAACCTTATTGTCTTGAATGATTGTTTCATCACTATTTTTTATCACGGAGTTTCTCCTTCTTGATTTTTAATAAATATTTTTCCAAGTTATCTAAACGTTTATTCCATAAGTTTCTAATATCTAATAACCAATCTTCCATTTCACCTATTCCCGAGTCATCAAGGCTGTAGATACGTTTTTGCGCCTCCTTCTTCATACGTAGGACTTTCGCTTCTTTTAATACTTTTAAGTGCTGCGAAATAGCGGGAGAGCTCATCCTGAAATTTCGACTAATCTCCGTCGAGGTAAGCTCCCCTCTCTTGGCGACCAATCTCACAATCCCTCTTCTCGTATCGTCCGCCAAAGCGGCAAAGGCATTCATTTTTCTATATTTAAGTAATTACTTAATTAAGTCAATACTTAAATTAAAGTATAAAACATTTCCCGAAAATGTTGCTTAATTCAACTTAACTTAACGGATTATTTTATTTGTTTTTATTAATAGATTTATCGATTGCGGAGTTATCATCAGATCGTTGAGGGAATTTGTTTTTTACTACCCCTCAACACTGATAAAATAAAATTTAAACCTTTAGGGAGCCGCGAAACCCTCTTGCTGCATAATAAGATTCCGCACCGTTATGATACACGAAGACATGGTCGTAACGGCAATCACAGAAGAGAGCGCCGCCAAGTTTTCTAATAGCAGAAGGTGTTTTCACCCAGCTTGAAGTTTTCGTATCGAAATCTCCCAGTTCCTGCAACTCCCGATAATCTTCTTCCGTTAAAAGTTCGATGCCCATTGCAATTGCCATATCAATGGCATTATTTTTCGGCTTATGCTCTTTCCTGGATTCCAGAGCCTCACGATCATAACAAACACTTCTCCGACCATTAGGGCTTTCCGCCGAACAATCATAAAAAATAAACTCGCCTGTCTTTTTATCATGACCGACAACATCCGGTTCACCTCCGGTTGTTTCCATTTCATTAAGCGACCAAAGTTTTTCAGAATTAGCTTCCAGCTTTGTTTGTATTTTATTCCATGAAAGACCTTTATGGCGATTCATGTTTTTTTCAAAACGAGCTTTCAATGTGCCGAGTAGTTCTTCCGTTTGTTTTGGGGATAACTCTTTCTTATTACTTTTCATACATTTATATTATCTCCGTTGAAATCGAATTTAACGATCATTCTCAATTGTTCCAATTCTTTCTGCCAGCTTTTGGCTTTGCTAAAATAAGAATCAACCTTCGAATTCATTTTATCTATTGATTCAAATTTGCCGAAATGGTTTTTCTATCCGCAGGTCTGAAATACCAAGATACCACGGTCAGAACCAGCAATAATGTCGGCCCGAAAAACTCCTTGGCTTCGTCTCCGCAAGCCAAGTGGGAAAATACCGCACCTGACATGGCAAAGAAAAAACCAGCATACGCCCATTCTTTTAGTAAAGAAAACCTAGGAACAAGAACTGCGATCACTCCCAAAATTTTCCAAACACCTAGGATCGTTAGAAAATAGGAAGGGTAACCCAAACGGGCAAACATATCCACTTCTTCTTTCATTTTCAAA
The nucleotide sequence above comes from Leptospira kobayashii. Encoded proteins:
- a CDS encoding DUF4180 domain-containing protein, whose protein sequence is MNLHKVIENNIEIVSVNSKEILITDTQSALDLMATIRYEADCDRFILNKNNITEYFFELKTGLAGSILQKVINYQLKLAIIGDFSIYTSKSLKDFIYEMNSGKDIFFLENEEQAIERLAKV
- a CDS encoding SRPBCC family protein — encoded protein: MIKNSDETIIQDNKVIYNRYFDVPIDLVFEVWSSHEHLSQWWGPDGFTLTTKSMDFSNGGIWDFIMHGPDGHDYKNKIQFIDIKRPHHIYYKHIGDGEGTEDVDFQSKIIFKEAGEGTNLTMEQIFPSKEELERVNKKYGAIEGGKQHLGNLSKYLETLK
- a CDS encoding ArsR/SmtB family transcription factor, which translates into the protein MNAFAALADDTRRGIVRLVAKRGELTSTEISRNFRMSSPAISQHLKVLKEAKVLRMKKEAQKRIYSLDDSGIGEMEDWLLDIRNLWNKRLDNLEKYLLKIKKEKLRDKK
- a CDS encoding DUF4256 domain-containing protein, with translation MKSNKKELSPKQTEELLGTLKARFEKNMNRHKGLSWNKIQTKLEANSEKLWSLNEMETTGGEPDVVGHDKKTGEFIFYDCSAESPNGRRSVCYDREALESRKEHKPKNNAIDMAIAMGIELLTEEDYRELQELGDFDTKTSSWVKTPSAIRKLGGALFCDCRYDHVFVYHNGAESYYAARGFRGSLKV
- a CDS encoding DoxX family protein; this encodes MKNKIIYWVSTLWLALGMLSTGIVQVLKMKEEVDMFARLGYPSYFLTILGVWKILGVIAVLVPRFSLLKEWAYAGFFFAMSGAVFSHLACGDEAKEFFGPTLLLVLTVVSWYFRPADRKTISANLNQ